In one window of Tripterygium wilfordii isolate XIE 37 chromosome 1, ASM1340144v1, whole genome shotgun sequence DNA:
- the LOC119999075 gene encoding uncharacterized protein LOC119999075 yields MSKSRLLGKATYYNSVFFLKAKKTGFTANCEFVMGEEHRNSLAAPSIFCIVIVFHSLSRCLELLKKRRSRNDWEMQLTGEIKQLLKEASSLSGPSTFAQAAKLRRSAAAKEKELARYRELRSKEMKLSYDLYLKVLSTLKVVTYLVLICWFWREPVAAVSQQLVQPFGKVLSWWGGGILNGNVMVGIVPWLILSTRVSKFVCRLLQ; encoded by the exons ATGTCAAAATCAAGGCTATTAGGAAAAGCAACTTATTATAATTCGGtatttttcttaaaagccaAAAAAACCGGTTTCACTGcaaattgtgaatttgtgatggGAGAAGAACATCGAAACTCTCTCGCAGCTCCTTCAATCTTCTGCATCGTTATCGTCTTCCATTCCCTTTCCAGGTGTCTGGAACTGTTAAAGAAG AGACGATCCAGGAATGATTGGGAGATGCAGTTGACTGGGGAAATAAAACAACTCTTGAAAGAGGCCAGCTCCTTGTCAGG TCCATCCACATTTGCTCAGGCTGCAAAACTTAGGAGGTCGGCTGCTGCTAAGGAAAAGGAACTTGCAAGAT ATAGGGAGTTGCGCAGCAAGGAGATGAAACTATCTTATGACCTGTATCTGAAAGTTCTTTCTACCTTGAAG GTTGTGACTTATCTTGTGCTGATTTGTTGGTTTTGGAGAGAACCTGTAGCTGCTGTATCTCAGCAACTTGTACAACCATTCG GTAAGGTGTTATCCTGGTGGGGTGGAGGCATCTTGAATGGCAATGTTATG GTTGGGATTGTCCCTTGGTTGATACTGTCCACGAGGGTTAGCAAGTTTGTTTGTCGGCTGCTCCAATAG